The following are from one region of the Streptomyces decoyicus genome:
- a CDS encoding DUF397 domain-containing protein, producing MKKIPDASGLVGWRKSSYSNGEGAACIEVADGMPGAVPVRDSKNPTGPALAFRADDWASFLTAVKNGEFAG from the coding sequence ATGAAGAAGATTCCTGACGCATCTGGTCTGGTCGGCTGGCGCAAGTCCAGCTACAGCAACGGTGAGGGCGCCGCGTGCATCGAGGTCGCCGATGGAATGCCCGGCGCTGTCCCGGTACGCGACTCCAAGAACCCGACCGGTCCCGCGCTGGCCTTCCGCGCGGACGACTGGGCCTCCTTCCTCACCGCCGTCAAGAACGGAGAGTTCGCAGGCTGA
- a CDS encoding helix-turn-helix domain-containing protein — translation MELNNEDDDRATPRSVLGRRLRRLRETAGLSQRALADKVGYPHTYLSRVERGEQLPSEALAEALDAHFATDGLFVELLSMAQDSSIPDYGRAVLHGEAKAARIQVFESSLIPGLLQTDDYAHALIRKSLPGEHEERVNELAAARMRRKRVFDKAEPPFYWAIMDEAALRRPVGGAKCMTGQIHHILTMARLPHTSIQILPFREGEHPLLAGSLTLLTLRNGTTTGYAESFASGESVESPRRVLQLTQRFDIARSMALPESGSLDLIRSYLRDYEDEEDS, via the coding sequence ATGGAGCTGAACAACGAGGACGACGACAGGGCCACCCCGCGCTCGGTACTGGGCCGGCGCTTACGCCGCCTGCGGGAGACCGCGGGCCTTTCCCAACGAGCCCTCGCCGACAAGGTCGGTTACCCGCATACGTACCTCAGCCGGGTGGAGCGCGGGGAGCAGTTGCCCTCGGAAGCGCTGGCCGAGGCCCTGGACGCGCACTTCGCCACGGACGGACTCTTCGTCGAGTTACTGTCCATGGCGCAGGATTCGTCGATTCCGGACTACGGGCGTGCGGTACTTCATGGAGAAGCCAAGGCCGCTCGCATTCAGGTATTCGAGAGCAGCCTGATTCCCGGACTCCTGCAAACCGACGATTACGCCCATGCCCTGATTCGGAAATCACTGCCCGGCGAGCACGAAGAACGAGTAAACGAACTGGCGGCAGCGCGAATGCGCCGCAAGCGCGTATTCGACAAGGCAGAACCACCCTTCTACTGGGCAATCATGGACGAAGCCGCACTAAGGCGCCCAGTTGGGGGTGCAAAGTGCATGACTGGGCAGATTCACCACATCCTCACGATGGCTCGGTTGCCGCACACGTCGATTCAGATTCTGCCCTTCAGGGAGGGAGAACATCCATTGCTGGCCGGGAGTTTGACCCTGCTCACCCTCAGGAACGGCACGACGACCGGATATGCCGAGAGCTTCGCTTCAGGTGAATCGGTAGAGTCGCCGCGACGCGTCCTCCAGCTCACCCAGCGCTTTGATATTGCTCGCTCCATGGCATTACCGGAGAGCGGATCTCTCGATTTGATCCGCAGTTACCTGAGAGACTACGAAGATGAAGAAGATTCCTGA
- a CDS encoding HAD-IC family P-type ATPase: MTERARAEVEHSGPGGEPAGRTAQEPVNPGLTAAEVAERVARDEVNDVPVRSSRSATEIVRANVLTRFNAIIGVLFVIILIVGPIQDGLFGFVIVANTGIGIIQELRAKKTLDALAVIGEARPLVRRDGAAAEVPASDVVLGDVLELGPGDKIIVDGEVLESDGLEVDESLLTGEADPVLKKPGDRMMSGSFVVAGSGAFTATKVGRQAYAAQLAEEASRFTLVHSELRSGISRILKYVTWMMIPTAIGLILSHLLTLGLPGDEAIRRMVAGIVPMIPEGLVLLTSVAFAIGVIRLGRRKCLVQELPAIEGLARVDVVCLDKTGTLTEGGMDVNGLRALDGDEAYVKEVLGALGGCDPRPNASLQAIINAYPADDAWRCTRALPFSSARKYSGAALNGPDGESTTWLLGAPDVLLSPGDHRLSEIDGLNAQGLRVLLLARTARELDDPEVTRSVRPTALVALEQRLRPDAPDTLRYFAEQGVRAKVISGDNAVSVGAVAGKLGLPGADDPVDARELPGDRDAMAAVVEEAAVFGRVTPQQKRAMVAALQSRGHTVAMTGDGVNDVLALKDADIGVAMGSGSEATRAVAQIVLLNNSFATLPSVVAEGRRVIGNITRVATLFLTKTVYSVLLAILVACCQLPYPYLPRHLTLLSTLTIGIPAFFLALAPNKERAEPHFVRRVMRYAVPSGLITGLAAFTTYLLARGYYTGPDALPAETSAATLTLFLAAMWVLAIIARPYTWWRIALVLAMGLAFLAVLATPWLQTFFDLRLVGTTMPWAAVAIAMVAAVLLEITWRWVGRRFPA; encoded by the coding sequence ATGACGGAGCGGGCGAGGGCCGAAGTCGAGCACTCCGGACCGGGCGGCGAGCCGGCCGGACGGACCGCTCAGGAACCGGTCAACCCCGGGCTGACCGCCGCCGAGGTCGCGGAACGAGTCGCCCGGGACGAGGTCAACGACGTCCCCGTACGGTCCTCCCGCTCGGCCACGGAGATCGTCCGGGCCAATGTCCTCACCCGCTTCAACGCCATCATCGGCGTGCTCTTCGTGATCATCCTGATCGTCGGCCCGATCCAGGACGGCCTGTTCGGCTTCGTCATCGTCGCCAACACCGGCATCGGCATCATCCAGGAGCTGCGCGCCAAGAAGACCCTGGACGCCCTGGCGGTGATCGGAGAGGCGCGGCCCCTCGTCCGGCGCGACGGGGCCGCCGCCGAGGTCCCCGCCTCCGACGTGGTCCTCGGCGATGTCCTCGAACTCGGGCCCGGCGACAAGATCATCGTCGACGGCGAGGTGCTGGAGAGCGACGGCCTGGAGGTCGATGAGTCGCTGCTGACCGGCGAGGCCGATCCGGTCCTCAAGAAGCCCGGTGACCGGATGATGTCCGGCAGCTTCGTCGTCGCGGGCAGCGGCGCCTTCACCGCGACCAAGGTCGGCCGGCAGGCGTACGCGGCCCAGCTCGCCGAGGAGGCCAGCCGCTTCACCCTGGTCCACTCCGAGCTGCGCAGCGGCATCAGCCGGATCCTCAAGTACGTGACCTGGATGATGATCCCGACCGCGATCGGCCTCATCCTGAGCCATCTGCTCACCCTCGGCCTGCCGGGCGACGAGGCGATCCGCCGGATGGTCGCCGGCATCGTGCCGATGATCCCCGAGGGCCTGGTGCTGCTCACCTCCGTCGCCTTCGCGATCGGTGTCATCCGGCTCGGCCGCCGGAAGTGCCTGGTCCAGGAGCTGCCCGCGATCGAGGGGCTGGCCCGCGTCGATGTGGTGTGCCTGGACAAGACCGGCACCCTCACCGAGGGCGGGATGGACGTCAACGGTCTGCGCGCCCTCGACGGCGACGAGGCGTACGTCAAGGAGGTGCTGGGCGCGCTCGGCGGGTGCGATCCGCGGCCCAATGCCTCCCTCCAGGCGATCATCAACGCGTATCCGGCGGACGACGCCTGGCGCTGCACCCGGGCGCTGCCGTTCTCCTCCGCCCGCAAATACAGCGGCGCCGCCCTCAACGGCCCGGACGGCGAGAGCACCACCTGGCTGCTCGGCGCCCCGGACGTCCTGCTGTCGCCCGGCGACCACCGCCTCTCCGAGATCGACGGCCTCAACGCACAGGGCCTGCGCGTCCTGCTGCTGGCCCGCACCGCACGGGAGCTGGACGACCCCGAGGTCACGCGGAGCGTGCGGCCCACCGCGCTGGTCGCCCTGGAGCAGCGGCTGCGCCCGGACGCCCCCGACACCCTGCGCTACTTCGCGGAACAGGGCGTCCGGGCCAAGGTGATCTCCGGCGACAACGCGGTGTCGGTGGGCGCGGTGGCCGGCAAGCTGGGGCTGCCGGGCGCGGACGACCCCGTGGACGCGCGCGAACTGCCCGGCGACCGGGACGCGATGGCGGCGGTGGTCGAAGAGGCCGCGGTCTTCGGCCGGGTCACCCCGCAGCAGAAGCGGGCGATGGTCGCCGCCCTCCAGTCCCGCGGCCACACCGTCGCGATGACCGGCGACGGCGTCAATGACGTACTCGCCCTCAAGGACGCCGACATCGGCGTCGCCATGGGCTCCGGCTCCGAGGCGACCCGCGCCGTCGCCCAGATCGTCCTGCTCAACAACAGCTTCGCCACGCTCCCCTCGGTCGTCGCCGAGGGCCGCCGGGTCATCGGCAACATCACCCGTGTCGCCACCCTCTTCCTCACCAAGACCGTCTACTCGGTCCTGCTGGCGATCCTGGTGGCCTGCTGCCAGCTCCCCTACCCGTACCTGCCGCGGCATCTGACCCTGCTCTCCACCCTGACCATCGGCATCCCCGCGTTCTTCCTCGCCCTGGCCCCCAACAAGGAGCGCGCCGAACCGCACTTCGTCCGCCGGGTGATGCGCTACGCCGTGCCGTCCGGCCTGATCACGGGCCTCGCCGCCTTCACCACCTACCTGCTCGCCCGCGGCTACTACACCGGCCCGGACGCCCTGCCCGCCGAGACCAGCGCAGCCACCCTGACGCTCTTCCTCGCCGCGATGTGGGTCCTGGCGATCATCGCCCGCCCCTACACCTGGTGGCGGATCGCCCTGGTCCTGGCGATGGGCCTCGCCTTCCTCGCGGTCCTCGCCACCCCCTGGCTGCAGACGTTCTTCGACCTGCGCCTGGTCGGGACGACGATGCCGTGGGCGGCCGTCGCCATCGCGATGGTGGCGGCGGTGCTGCTGGAGATCACCTGGCGCTGGGTGGGACGGCGGTTCCCGGCCTGA
- a CDS encoding DUF2530 domain-containing protein, whose product MWKKSELREAPAPLEGPVVGTIIGGTIIWFVLFLGQLPFYGWFADHGHAWWVWTCLAGGGLGLVGIWYVRARDAAIKRAAASDQPADHL is encoded by the coding sequence ATGTGGAAGAAGTCCGAACTGCGCGAGGCCCCGGCGCCTCTCGAGGGCCCCGTCGTCGGCACGATCATCGGCGGCACCATCATCTGGTTCGTGCTCTTCCTCGGCCAGCTCCCCTTCTACGGCTGGTTCGCCGACCACGGCCACGCCTGGTGGGTGTGGACCTGTCTGGCCGGCGGCGGCCTCGGGCTGGTGGGCATCTGGTACGTACGGGCCCGGGACGCCGCGATCAAGCGCGCCGCGGCGAGCGACCAGCCCGCCGACCACCTCTGA
- a CDS encoding NCS2 family permease yields MPPSATPPVDTLKNPGPKPPKNGFDRFFKISERGSTVGRELRGGLATFFAMAYIIVLNPIILGAGVDKFGHHLDNAQLVTATALMAGLSTVLMGLIGNVPIAIAAGLGINAVVSLQLAPKMSWPDAMGMVVLAGLVLMVLVASGLRQRVMDAIPNGLRRAIAIGIGLFISLIGLVDAGFVTRNPDAAHTTVPMSLGQGGQLKGWPVLVFVLGLVLMFVLIVRKVRGAILIGMVTMAVVAIGINALVQIPDVSWGLAVPNVPDKIVDTPDFGLIGQISLFGGFKEVGVLTGCLFVFTVLLSGFFDAMGTIIGVGEEAGLLNNETGQLPNMGRILMVDGIAVAGGGFGSASANTCFVESTAGVGEGARTGLANLMTGGLFLLALIFTPLATVVPSQAATPALVVVGFLIMASNVRDIDWGDPTIGIPAFLTMISMPFTYSITNGIGIGVLAFILLRAATGRAKEIPWLLNAVGFCFLVYFLLDPIEQALGVK; encoded by the coding sequence ATGCCCCCCTCGGCCACCCCGCCGGTCGACACCCTTAAGAACCCGGGTCCGAAGCCTCCCAAGAACGGTTTCGACCGCTTCTTCAAGATCTCCGAGCGGGGGTCGACGGTCGGCCGCGAACTCCGCGGCGGTCTGGCGACCTTCTTCGCGATGGCCTACATCATCGTGCTGAACCCGATCATCCTCGGTGCCGGTGTCGACAAATTCGGCCACCACCTCGACAACGCCCAGCTGGTCACCGCCACCGCGCTGATGGCCGGTCTGAGCACGGTGCTGATGGGCCTCATCGGCAATGTCCCGATCGCGATCGCCGCGGGCCTGGGCATCAACGCCGTGGTCTCCCTGCAACTCGCACCCAAGATGAGCTGGCCGGACGCGATGGGCATGGTCGTGCTCGCCGGTCTGGTGCTGATGGTCCTGGTCGCCTCGGGTCTGCGGCAGCGGGTGATGGACGCGATCCCCAACGGGCTGCGGCGGGCCATCGCCATCGGCATCGGCCTGTTCATCTCGCTGATCGGCCTGGTCGACGCCGGCTTCGTGACGCGTAACCCGGACGCCGCGCACACCACCGTCCCGATGAGCCTGGGCCAGGGCGGACAGCTCAAGGGCTGGCCGGTGCTGGTCTTCGTACTCGGCCTGGTGCTGATGTTCGTGCTGATCGTGCGGAAGGTCAGGGGCGCGATCCTGATCGGCATGGTCACCATGGCCGTGGTCGCCATCGGTATCAATGCCCTGGTCCAGATCCCGGACGTGTCCTGGGGACTGGCGGTGCCGAACGTCCCGGACAAGATCGTCGACACCCCGGACTTCGGCCTGATCGGTCAGATCAGTCTCTTCGGCGGCTTCAAGGAAGTCGGCGTGCTGACCGGCTGCCTGTTCGTCTTCACCGTGCTGCTCTCCGGCTTCTTCGACGCGATGGGCACCATCATCGGCGTCGGCGAGGAGGCCGGGCTGCTGAACAACGAGACCGGCCAGCTGCCGAACATGGGCCGGATCCTCATGGTCGACGGCATCGCGGTCGCGGGCGGCGGCTTCGGCTCCGCCTCCGCCAACACCTGCTTCGTGGAGTCCACGGCCGGCGTCGGCGAGGGCGCACGTACCGGTCTCGCCAACCTGATGACCGGCGGCCTCTTCCTGCTCGCGCTGATCTTCACGCCGCTGGCGACCGTCGTCCCCTCGCAGGCCGCGACGCCCGCGCTGGTGGTCGTCGGCTTCCTGATCATGGCCTCGAACGTGCGGGACATCGACTGGGGCGACCCCACCATCGGCATCCCGGCGTTCCTGACGATGATCTCGATGCCGTTCACCTACAGCATCACCAACGGCATCGGGATCGGTGTCCTGGCCTTCATCCTGCTGCGCGCGGCGACCGGCCGGGCCAAGGAGATCCCCTGGCTGCTGAACGCGGTCGGCTTCTGCTTCCTGGTCTACTTCCTGCTCGACCCGATCGAGCAGGCGCTCGGGGTCAAGTAA
- a CDS encoding ribbon-helix-helix protein, CopG family → MGSRVLSLRVDGELLERLRQHAAKRGMSVQDYVVRTLIREDFDERFQSSLDETEKLGVRWPVT, encoded by the coding sequence ATGGGATCGCGAGTGCTCAGCCTGCGCGTGGACGGGGAGCTGCTGGAGCGCCTTCGGCAGCACGCCGCAAAACGCGGAATGAGCGTCCAGGACTATGTGGTCCGGACGCTCATCCGCGAGGACTTCGACGAGCGCTTCCAGTCGTCTCTCGACGAGACGGAGAAGCTGGGGGTGCGCTGGCCCGTTACTTGA
- a CDS encoding MarR family winged helix-turn-helix transcriptional regulator, giving the protein MPELSRPLPDGREVPPDDAAAVNALRSAVMRLSRRLKHQRVDESLSPTEMSVLGTLARCGHATPGELARKEHVQPPSMTRIVAMLEAKGLVRLEPHPDDRRQKVVTQTEQAEAMLEESRRKRNAWLAELASGLDEDEWAKVRAAAPVLEKLAQL; this is encoded by the coding sequence ATGCCGGAACTGTCCCGCCCCCTGCCTGACGGCCGGGAGGTGCCCCCAGACGACGCAGCAGCGGTGAACGCTCTGCGGTCCGCCGTGATGCGCCTGTCGCGCCGACTCAAGCACCAGCGGGTCGACGAATCGCTGAGCCCCACCGAGATGTCGGTGCTCGGCACCCTCGCCCGGTGCGGCCATGCCACCCCCGGCGAGCTGGCCCGCAAGGAGCATGTGCAGCCGCCGTCGATGACGCGCATCGTGGCCATGCTGGAGGCCAAGGGGCTGGTCCGGCTCGAACCGCACCCCGACGACCGCCGCCAGAAGGTCGTCACGCAGACCGAACAGGCCGAGGCGATGCTCGAAGAGAGCCGCCGCAAGCGCAACGCCTGGCTCGCCGAGCTGGCCTCCGGGCTGGACGAGGACGAGTGGGCCAAGGTGCGGGCCGCCGCGCCCGTGCTGGAGAAACTCGCACAGTTGTAG
- a CDS encoding MFS transporter, with product MSTGSGAHSAPAPNSREDTVSDDATATTPGIAPGVAAGPAATPRKGTFSSLRIRNYRLFATGQVVSNTGTWMQRIAQDWLVLSLTGSSGAVGITTALQFLPMLLFGLYGGVIADRFGKRKLLLFTQSAMGLTGLALAVLTLSGHVQVWHVYLVAFVLGLVTVLDNPSRQAFVSEMVGQDELRNAVSLNSANFQSARLIGPAVAGVLITAFGSGWAFLLNGLSFIAPIAGLLMMRTAELHKVDRVPRSKGQLREGLRYVSGRPDLIWPIVLVGFIGTFGFNFPIWLTAFVYHVYHQGAGTYSLFNGLMAAGSLIGALLAARRATSRLRLLVGAAILFGALEIAAALAPSFWVFAALLAPIGMVGLTINVTANSSIQMATDPLMRGRVMSLFMMVFVGGTPLGAPVVGWVTDAFGARIGFLAGGVVSMVSAAVIGLILARVGGLRLKIDLRRGHQHVAFVPRVPGTAPHVEKDLAPAA from the coding sequence TTGAGTACGGGATCCGGAGCACACTCCGCCCCCGCACCGAACTCCCGAGAAGACACGGTTTCCGACGACGCGACCGCGACCACTCCGGGCATCGCCCCGGGTGTCGCCGCAGGCCCCGCCGCCACACCGCGCAAGGGCACGTTCAGCTCCCTACGAATACGTAACTACCGCCTCTTCGCCACCGGCCAGGTGGTCTCCAACACGGGCACCTGGATGCAGCGCATCGCCCAGGACTGGCTGGTGCTCAGCCTCACCGGCTCCTCCGGCGCGGTCGGCATCACCACCGCGCTCCAGTTCCTGCCGATGCTGCTCTTCGGGCTCTACGGCGGCGTCATCGCCGACCGCTTCGGCAAGCGCAAGCTGCTTCTGTTCACCCAGTCCGCCATGGGCCTGACCGGCCTCGCCCTCGCCGTGCTCACGCTGAGCGGCCATGTGCAGGTCTGGCACGTCTACCTGGTCGCTTTCGTCCTCGGCCTGGTCACCGTCCTCGACAACCCGTCCCGGCAGGCCTTCGTCTCCGAAATGGTCGGCCAGGACGAGCTGCGCAACGCCGTCAGTCTCAACTCCGCCAACTTCCAGTCCGCGCGGCTGATCGGGCCGGCCGTCGCCGGTGTCCTGATCACCGCCTTCGGCAGCGGCTGGGCCTTCCTGCTCAACGGCCTCTCCTTCATCGCCCCGATCGCCGGTCTGCTGATGATGCGGACCGCCGAACTCCACAAGGTCGACCGCGTCCCGCGCAGCAAGGGCCAGCTGCGGGAGGGCCTGCGGTATGTGTCGGGCCGCCCCGACCTGATCTGGCCCATCGTGCTGGTCGGCTTCATCGGGACCTTCGGCTTCAACTTCCCGATCTGGCTGACGGCGTTCGTCTACCACGTCTACCACCAGGGCGCGGGCACGTACTCCCTGTTCAACGGGCTGATGGCGGCCGGTTCGCTGATCGGCGCGCTGCTCGCGGCCCGCCGCGCCACCTCCCGGCTGCGGCTGCTGGTCGGTGCGGCGATCCTCTTCGGCGCCCTGGAGATCGCGGCCGCGCTCGCCCCGTCGTTCTGGGTCTTCGCGGCGCTGCTCGCCCCGATCGGCATGGTCGGCCTGACGATCAACGTCACCGCCAATTCGAGCATCCAGATGGCCACCGATCCGCTCATGCGCGGCCGGGTGATGAGCCTGTTCATGATGGTCTTCGTGGGCGGCACCCCGCTCGGCGCGCCGGTGGTCGGCTGGGTCACCGACGCCTTCGGTGCCCGGATCGGCTTCCTGGCGGGCGGCGTGGTCTCCATGGTGTCCGCGGCCGTCATCGGTCTGATCCTCGCCAGGGTGGGCGGCCTGCGCCTCAAGATCGACCTGCGCCGCGGCCATCAGCACGTCGCCTTCGTGCCCCGGGTCCCCGGAACGGCTCCGCACGTGGAGAAGGACCTGGCGCCGGCGGCGTAG
- the thpR gene encoding RNA 2',3'-cyclic phosphodiesterase produces MRLFAAVLPPAPALEELAAEVAQLKKLPAAGRLRWTGRDSWHYTLAFYGEVPDDLVPELHERLARAARRRDPFALRIAGGGRFSDRVVWAGADGDRPAMRMLADAASAAARRTGISMDEQHRPYTPHLTLARNRVPDLDLRPYATALKDFAGVPWTVDALSLVCSHPPVAGAAGTQPRYETVGSWPLGH; encoded by the coding sequence ATGAGACTCTTCGCCGCCGTCCTGCCCCCCGCTCCCGCGCTCGAGGAACTGGCCGCCGAGGTGGCGCAGTTGAAGAAACTCCCGGCGGCCGGCCGGCTGCGGTGGACCGGCCGGGACAGCTGGCACTACACCCTTGCCTTCTACGGCGAGGTGCCCGACGATCTCGTCCCCGAACTGCACGAACGCCTGGCCCGCGCCGCCCGTCGCCGCGACCCCTTTGCGCTGCGGATCGCCGGCGGCGGCCGGTTCTCGGACCGGGTGGTGTGGGCCGGGGCGGACGGCGACCGCCCCGCCATGCGCATGCTCGCCGACGCGGCATCGGCGGCGGCCCGGCGGACCGGCATCTCCATGGACGAGCAGCACCGCCCGTACACCCCGCACCTCACCCTCGCCAGGAACCGCGTCCCCGACCTGGACCTCCGCCCGTACGCGACCGCCCTCAAGGACTTCGCCGGCGTCCCCTGGACGGTCGATGCGCTCTCGCTGGTGTGCAGCCATCCCCCGGTCGCCGGGGCGGCGGGCACGCAGCCGCGGTACGAAACGGTGGGGTCCTGGCCGCTGGGACACTGA
- a CDS encoding aldo/keto reductase, whose product MKYTQLGRTGLKVSRLVLGTMNFGPQTDEAESHTIMDAAHHAGINFFDTANVYGWGANKGRTEEIVGSWFAKGGGRRDKTVLGTKLYANMAPSDDGVWPNHDKLSALNIRRSVDASLKRLGTDYIDLYQFHHVDRDTPWDEIWQAIDILVQQGKILYVGSSNHAGWHIARANETAARRGSYGLVSEQCLYNLAERRAEMEVIPAAQGYGLGVIPWSPLHSGLLGGALRKEREGGAARSGAGRSAEALANSAIRAQVQSYEDLLGKHGLEPGEVALAWLLTRPGVTGPIVGPRTADQLASALRAVELELSDELLASLDEIFPGPGPSPEAFAW is encoded by the coding sequence ATGAAGTACACGCAGCTCGGACGCACCGGACTCAAGGTCAGCCGACTCGTCCTCGGGACGATGAACTTCGGGCCTCAGACGGACGAGGCCGAAAGCCACACCATCATGGACGCCGCGCACCATGCGGGCATCAACTTCTTCGACACCGCCAATGTCTACGGCTGGGGCGCCAACAAGGGCCGTACCGAGGAAATCGTCGGCTCGTGGTTCGCCAAGGGCGGTGGCCGGCGCGACAAGACCGTGCTGGGCACCAAGCTCTACGCCAACATGGCGCCGAGCGACGACGGGGTCTGGCCCAACCACGACAAGCTCTCCGCGCTCAACATCCGGCGCTCGGTGGACGCGAGCCTCAAGCGGCTGGGCACCGACTACATCGACCTGTACCAGTTCCACCACGTCGACCGGGACACGCCCTGGGACGAAATCTGGCAGGCCATCGACATCCTCGTCCAGCAGGGCAAGATCCTCTACGTCGGCTCGTCCAACCACGCCGGCTGGCACATCGCCCGCGCCAACGAGACGGCCGCCCGTCGCGGTTCGTACGGCCTGGTCAGCGAGCAGTGCCTCTACAACCTCGCCGAGCGGCGCGCCGAGATGGAGGTCATCCCGGCCGCCCAGGGCTACGGCCTGGGCGTCATCCCCTGGTCCCCGTTGCACAGTGGGCTGCTGGGCGGCGCCCTGCGCAAGGAACGCGAGGGCGGCGCGGCCCGCTCGGGCGCCGGCCGCTCCGCGGAAGCCCTCGCCAACTCCGCGATCCGCGCCCAGGTCCAGTCCTACGAGGACCTGCTCGGCAAGCACGGCCTGGAGCCCGGCGAGGTCGCCCTGGCCTGGCTCCTGACCCGCCCCGGCGTCACCGGCCCGATCGTCGGCCCCCGCACGGCGGACCAGCTCGCCTCCGCGCTGCGCGCCGTCGAACTGGAGCTGTCGGACGAGCTGCTCGCCTCGCTGGACGAGATCTTCCCCGGCCCCGGCCCGAGCCCGGAGGCCTTCGCCTGGTGA